One Salvelinus namaycush isolate Seneca unplaced genomic scaffold, SaNama_1.0 Scaffold368, whole genome shotgun sequence genomic region harbors:
- the LOC120040610 gene encoding cytochrome P450 2K1-like, protein MLPVFYDFTNGHGILFGNGESWKEMRRFALANLRDFGMGKKVIEDKILEEIHYLIEVFENHKGKAFDTTQPLSYAVSNIISNIVYGSRFEYSDPKFKATVKRASVNLRIAGSVSIQLYNMFPWLGPWLKSRKLLLKNIENNKKEMRELVRGLKETLNPQMCRGFVDSFLVRKQTLEESGNKNSHYHDKNLISSVGNLFSAGTDTTGNTLRWALMLMAKYPLIQDRVQEEISSIIGSRQPLAEDRMNLPYTDAVIHETQRLASILPIAIPHTTSRDVTFQGYFIKKGTLVFPLLTSVLQDGSEWESPHTFNPAHFLDEEGRFAKRDAFMPFSAGRRVCLGESLARMELFLFFTSLLQRFHFSPPPGVTEDDLDLTPAVGFTLNPSPHQLCAVSRV, encoded by the exons ATGCTTCCTGTGTTCTATGACTTCACCAATGGACATG GTATTCTGTTTGGCAATGGCGAATCATGGAAAGAGATGAGGCGCTTTGCCTTGGCGAACCTTAGAGACTTTGGGATGGGCAAGAAAGTGATTGAAgacaaaatcttagaggaaattCACTACCTGATTGAAGTGTTTGAAAATCACAAGG GTAAAGCATTTGACACAACCCAGCCATTGAGTTATGCTGTCTCCAACATAATCTCCAACATTGTGTACGGCAGCAGGTTTGAATACTCTGACCCCAAGTTCAAAGCAACTGTAAAACGAGCCAGTGTCAACCTCCGAATTGCTGGCTCCGTTTCAATACAG TTGTACAACATGTTCCCCTGGCTGGGCCCTTGGCTGAAAAGCAGGAAGCTTTTGTTGAAGAATATTGAGAACAACAAGAAGGAGATGAGGGAGCTGGTGAGGGGGCTGAAGGAGACTCTCAACCCTCAGATGTGTAGAGGCTTTGTGGACTCGTTCCTTGTCCGAAAGCAGACCCTGGAG GAATCGGGCAACAAGAACTCTCACTACCATGACAAAAACCTGATATCCTCTGTGGGCAACCTGTTTTCTGCTGGTACAGACACCACAGGGAACACCCTACGCTGGGCTTTGATGCTAATGGCCAAGTACCCCCTTATACAGG ACCGGGTCCAGGAGGAGATCAGCAGCATCATAGGAAGTCGGCAGCCCTTAGCAGAGGACAGGATGAACCTGCCCTACACTGATGCAGTGATCCATGAGACCCAGAGACTGGCCAGCATTTTACCCATTGCCATCCCTCACACCACCAGCCGAGATGTCACCTTCCAGGGATATTTCATCAAGAAGGGGACGCTTGTGTTTCCTCTACTGACGTCTGTCCTACAAGACGGAAGCGAATGGGAGAGCCCACACACCTTTAACCCCGCCCACTTTCTGGATGAGGAAGGTCGATTCGCCAAGAGGGATGCCTTCATGCCCTTCTCTGCAG GTCGTAGGGTGTGTCTGGGGGAGAGTCTGGCCAGGATGGagctcttcctcttcttcacctCCCTCCTGCAGCGCTTtcatttctctcctcctcctggagTAACAGAGGATGATCTGGACCTCACACCGGCCGTGGGGTTCACCCTCAACCCTTCACCTCACCAGCTGTGTGCTGTGAGCCGGGTCTGA